ATTCAAGTGAGAGTGAGTGAGGCTAACCGTTTACTTTTAGATGTGCAGGTACAGGTTCTTAACACCCCCACTGCCCAACTATTTGAGATGGAGAAACAGGCTCTGCAAGTGTGGAATTTTTTTAGGGAAATTGAAGAAAGCTATTTCAAGCAGAGGTCAAGAATTAATTTGCTGAAGGAGGGGGATCAGAACactgtcttcttcttcaggaCGGTGCAGGCAAGACTAAACTACAACTTCATTCGATCCTTCCTGCTCCCTTCAGGTGTTCTCATCACTGACCCGTTCCAGATGAGTGTCTACGTTGTTTCTTCCAGAAAATTCTTGGTCCTCAGCCAGCGCCTCTGGTGGGTATCCTCTCTTCTAGCCTATGGTTTCAGTCCCACACTGACTTCCTCTGCCCTCAGACCATGTGCATCCAAATGATAGAAATTCCATCTGTGGAGGAAATCACTGCAGTGCTATTCAAGTTAAATCAGAACAAGGTGCCTGGGCCAGATGGTCTCACCTCTGGGTTCTACAAAGCATCTTGGAGTATCCTTGGACCTGAAGTAATCCAGTCTGTTCGCCAGTTCTTCATCTCTTCGTTCCTGCCGGCTTCTGCAAATGCAACGATATTGTCCATGGTTCCGAAGCATACATGAGCATCTCTCGTCACTGAGTACCGTCCTATCGCTTGCCTCAACACCCTTTACAAGGTGATCTCGAGGATTCTTGTGAAGCGACTCAAGCCGATCCTTCCTTCCTTGATAGTCCCCAATCAGACTGCATTTGTGAAGGGAAGACTTTTAGTAGAGAACACTTCGCTTGCTGGTGAATTAGTTCAGGGTTACCACAAGCATACAAGTGCAAAAAGGATTACCATAAAGGTGGATATAGCGAAAGCTTTTGACACCCTATCATGGACCTTCCTCTTCTCGTGCCTCCAGAGCTTAAACGTCCCTGCGAAGTTCCTCTCGTGGCTTCGAGCCTGCATCTGTACCACAAATTTCACAGTAAGTTACAATGGCTATGTCAATGGATACTTCAAAGGCACTCGTGGGCTAAGACAAGGAGACCCGTTATCTCCTTATCTCTTTTCATTGCGATGAATGCTCTCTCACTTATGCTAAACAAGGCGGCGCAGGAAATGAGGTTTAACTATCATGATAAATGCAGGGGATCAAAACTTACCCATTTGTGCTTTGCAGATGATTTACTAATCTTTATGGATGGCTCCCTGGATTCGGTTCAAGCTGTCTTGCAGGTGCTCCGTGAATTTGAGCTAAGGTCAGGCCTTGCTGTGAGTGTTCAAAAGTCTTCATTCTTCGCGTCTGGGCTAACGCAGAGAGAAGCGGAGTTAATACAGTTTAGTACGGGAATGCCTTTGGGTTCTTTACCAGTACGTTACCTTCTGGTGCTCCACCTTTATTCTCCCTCAAGCCTGTGTCAAGCGCATCAACTCGCTCTGTGGTGTTTTCCTGTGGCAAGGGGATATTGAAAAACATCACTCAGCAAGAGTATCTTGGGAAGTAGTAACCAAACCAAAAAGAGAAGGGGGACTTGGGATAAAAAACCTGGCGATCTGGAACAAAGCTTGCTGTCTCAAACTGATATGGCTCCTGTTCTTCCAAGCGGGATCTGTGTGGGTGGCTTGGTTCGTTGAAGAAGTATTGGATGGCTCTCTAAGCAACCTTTGGATAACGCCCCCCAGCCAGCGGTTCTCTTGGCAGGTTAACAAGCTACTCAAGCTAAGCACCTCCATCTATGGCTGGATCAAACTCAGAGTGCAGAATGGTTTGTCTTGTCAATTCTGGAGTGACAATTGGTCCCCCTTTGGACCTCTTAGAACCTTTCTAGGCCTAAGAAGTAACCAAAACCTTGGGATTCCTGATGATGCTTCCTTGGCATCTCTTTGCATTAATGGGAATTGGCTCCTCCCTCCTGCAAGATCAGACCAACTAGTAAGCCTCCATGTGCATCTTACTACTACTCAGCTCAATGATCAAGCCGACTATTACGAATGGGAAATAGATGGCAGAATCAGTGAACGCTACAGCACGGGAACTATCTACGCAAAGCTATGTGAGGAAGGAGCAATTGTACCTTGGTTCAACTCGGTATGGAATAAGGGTGGGATTCCGAGACACAGCTTCCTTGCTTGGTTGTTTGTACTGAACCGCTGCCCAACTAAGGATAGGACAATGCGATGGGGACACCAAACAACTCCTTTATGCCTACTCTGTAACGTGTCTGATGAAAACCGGGATCATTTGTTCTTCTGCTGTGACTACTCTTGGAGTGTGTGGGAGCCCCTATCTCGACGCTGTGGGATTCTCCCGGAGAGGAACTGGGATCAAGTACTGTCTCAGATTCAATCAACTACGCCGCGGTCTACACAAGGAATGCTGCTTCGCATCTGCTGGCAGGGATGTATCTATTGGTTATGGCAGGAACGGAACGCAAGGCTTCATCGCCAGAGCTTTCGTCCGGCTGATTTGGTGGCAAGGCTCTTGGAAAGGCAAGTTAGATACAAAATCTCCTCTTTACGCTCCATTAGCCCGGTGGTCTCTTCGAAACTGATGCAACAGTGGCTGGCTTGATCAACCGCTCTCTTCTCGTCGGTTCATCtgtcctcctcctccatcgtTACTATCGATCCATCCtttctttttcatctttaaTTCTTGGGCCTCCTGACCCATTTGATCTAAAATATGTGTCTCTTCTAACTGGGTTTTTTGGGCTCCAGAAAACAAAACCTTGGCATGGGcttgtatattttatttctttctgcatttaaatttgaaagcttaagttcaaaaaaaaaaaagtaacgtAATTCTTTTTAACAGTTTAATCACAAGGTTTAATATAACATactaatatattattcttttgCTATTGCCATTTTCTCAAGATGATATAGTCGAATAAGTTTGAGATATTTTATCATTCtccaacatatattttttttaatttgccaTGTTTTCATTTAGTTCACTATATTCAAGATTTAGTTATTAACTTATTacttatttatttgttttataatgctattttagatattattcatcagattttttatatatgattaattataaatatataaatgtatatgtatgtgtatatatatatatatatatgtatatatattaaaatatataataaataaaaaacccggTTCGACCGGTTGAACCGGTCCGACCAATCAACCAGTAAATACGCCGAGTCggtgtccggtccggttttTAAAACATTGGACACATAATTTTCAAACCTAATATTGTGTTGCTTGAGTTCTATATTAAATCTTCATCcccatatataaaaatttgatacacaCGAAGTAGTATACAACATTGGTACAATTAAAAACTTCAACGATAGCCCTTTTCCGGCTTATTTTAAAGATGATTTGTGTATTTGCTACCATATATATGATCTCTTATACGAGTATTATGTGACACTTCACTCATTGGACTTTACGCTCCACAGAGATATGATATCACAGTCAATAGCCACCACCGCCTTCTCCGCTACCAGCACCCCCACCATGTCCAGATCCAGCTGCAGCATAACCTCCCCCACCTCCtgaaccaccaccacctcctcctccaccaccatgtCCTCCAGCTCCACTGCCACCACCGTATCCCTCTCCAGCTCCACCTCCGGCACCATAACCACTACCGTGAGCTCCACCGGCGCCAGAgcctcctcctccaccgcctccttttccaccacctccaccacctccaTGTCCACCTGCACCTCCACCTCCATATCCTTCTCCAGCACCACCGCCTTCTCCACCACCGTATCCACCTCCATGTGAACCGCCAGCTCCTCCACCACCGCCTCCTCCgcttcctccacctccaccgTGTCCACCAGCTTCTCCACCTCCGTATCCAGCTCCACCACCTTCACCGCTTCCACCTCCATAACCAGATCCTCCTCCAGGACCACCACCGCCACCTCCGCCAGCACCACCACCATgtccaccacctcctcctccaccatGTCCACCAGCTCCACCGTATCCAGCACCACCTCCTTCTcctccgccaccaccaccaccaagaCCAACATCAACGCCAACATCAACATCAGCACCAACACCAACACCAACACTCAAACTACTTTTCTCGCCATAGGAAGCGACTTCAGCCTCGGATTCAGAGTAGGTGAGAAGTGATCTTGCAGAGCATAATCCTAAACCTATtaagaaacataaaactaaaatattgttGCGATTAGCCATATTTCACTCTttcttcttaatattttgtactGAGATGAGTTTGCTTAAGAATGTGTCCGTATTTATAGGCATGTCATGAGACTCAAGCGCGTTTGCTGCACATAGGAAGAATGTTTTAAAGTTCACTTGTTGGGCCTCAAACCTAACCTATCAATTTCATCATGTGTAGATACTGTATATGATTGTTCTAAGTTTTTATGATTATTCTATGTTGCTCTGTGTTACAACTATTTCTTTTTACAtgtcagcaaaaaaaaaactatttcttttTACATAAAATCTTTTGTGGATAATTAACAATATGTTGGAACCACAATATGTAGTTATGTAACAGAGGTACAAAATGACCCAGCAAAATTTACTTTACAAGCTATAACCATATCTCATCATGGTGGTTGAAATAATTTCCCATCTAGAATTTTGAGGACATGGTGCTGGAGATGCTAACTGCTATCTAAGCTACACCAACGTATTCTGTGGATTATCGGTGAGTTAAAGTCTTAAGAAGTTTGTACGATTATAAATGGCAGGCTGGTGTGACCGATATATTTTAATCAACGTATTTTACATTAATTGTGAGTTTTATCTATGTATCACACTATCACATACCAGTATATATGCGTGAATAACGAAACACTACTAATTTCAGATTCACTTATCACTAAGTAGTGGTATTTGTTGTATATGTTTGGTTGTCTCCCATATTGCAAAATGACatatataatcataattaattttactaaatgtGAATGAATGAGACCTAATATCTACATATTATCATATTGTTCTCTATGGATATCTGACTCACTCGTATGTCTACACTaactttaacattttaaaatcaattCCTGACAACGTGTGTTTATTAGTGACTCCTTACTGTTAATTTTACAATGCAATTTATATGAATGTTGCATAAACATAATTACACATGTTGCTATGCTCTGAATATGACCAACTTGTTTGCAATAGCACGATACCTCGTTTATTATATTTGAGCATAGGTTTGGAGTTAAGTAGTTTATGGATGAATTCGGTTATACTTCTTTAACATAAACGTTGGATGAAAAaaggttaccaaaaaaaaacataaacgtTGGACAAACCTAATTAGGTTTACTATATCTTTTGGCAAAAGAATAATAATTAGATTTACTAATATAGGCGCGTAATGTCTTTTATATTAGCTTCCGGATATCTactatttcttttgtttgaatTGTTATTTTTCAGACATAGGAGTCAAAATTTTAACGTTGTTATGAACCGACAGGTTCAGgtggatgtttatccaaaagatattAGTAGGCTTTGGCCCATTAGTGGCCCATCTTGTTGtccctatataaggagttcatattcgacattaataagacacacacattcacaacacgttatcagcacgagctaAGCTCAAAACCCTAGCAAAATTCGTAGGTCACCAAAAACCTTAAAAACTAGCCGCATCTTAAAACggtcatatctccctaaccgtaacgACCTAGACGGCGAgccacctatcaatctgaagatCGCGACGAGACGAAGCCAGCGCCGCTAACCTCGCGAGGATCCGATCTCAGACGCGCCGGCACGATCTGTTTTAGTACGCACCGTCAAtttctcaagaaccctaattttgacgcaacttcaaatcgatcgttctctcaaaccataaCGATCCAAACGACGTGCGACATACCAAATTGAAGATCTTGAAGAGAAGAATCCATATCCGGAAACCTCGCGTTGATCAGATCTCAGACGCCTCGCCAAGCTCTGTTTTAGTGCGCGCCGTCAATTGcacaagaaccctaattttgactcaacttcaaatcgatcgtttTCCCAAACCATAACGATCCAGAAGACGTGCGACATATCAATTTGAAGCTATTGAAGAGTAGAATCCAACGCCGCAGACCTCACCTCAATCCGTGATCAGAAGCGTTCTCTACGACAGCTACAAGCCGCACCGTCAAAATCAGAAATAAATCTAAGGCTGCAAACTTTTGTCTATAGTTTTGTTTACAGCccattatttttattcttactaaatatttttttgataaatttgtttaaggaaaacaaaggATCCCAGTAAGATCAGGTTAATATTTCCAAAGAAACCAAGGAGCAGATCGAGTTAATCCAAAGGTAAGTCATCAAACCCTAATTGTTTGAATTATccgatttttataaaaatgtttgagGTTGAGATTAGAACTTTAGAGAACTCGTATACCCTGGTTGATTGAATCATTAGGTTGCTAGATTTgatataataaatttgtttaataaacaaaccttaaagttcatgaaattttaaaacttgtATAAAATCCCAAACCGAATCTGATTATGAAACCCTCTAAACCATATCCGACTattaaaccctaatctaaactggtttatgaaacttataaaaaaaaaaccaaatccgaattgtgaaaacattaaaccaaatcagtttataaatccctaaaccaatcgatattataaaccctaatttggTTGATAGAccaaatcaaaaatagaaagtttccattttttagaaagtttccattttaaaaaagtttctatttttatagaaatttccttttctggaatttcattttatagaattttatggaaaacttctctaaaattagattttaaaatcagttcCTCAGAACATATTACTAAGGTCTAAGCTatgaaacactaaatatttcagatgtcgaattccTCCATCATAATCTCAGGAGAAAACTACTTGTAATATGTGCAATGGGCACAAGATATTAAAACCACACTTGAGTCTAATAAACTCAGTGAATGCATCACAGATGATAGCATCGCAAGAGAACTCCTGAACACTCGCCATCATATTTGTGAAAAACTCAAAAGTCTACATCTGACCGATGATCCCTCGAAGCTTTGGACAAATCTAgataatagaaattatatccAAGGGGTTATACATACCAAAACTTTACGAGAATGGATAAACCTCAGATTCTGAGACTATAAATCTGTGGGAGAATATAACTTTGCACTACTCAGAATAGTTTTCGaaatgaaactatgtggtgaggtAGTGACTGATGAAGATATGTTGGAAAAGACATTCTCCACCTTTCACCCTACCAACTTATTGTTACTACAACAATATAGAGAAATGGGCTTCACTACCTATACATCTCTAATAGCAAGATTGTTGCAAGCTGAGCAAAATCATGAATTGCTAATGAACAGTATTGAAAGAGAGTTTACGAGGCCAACTCCATTACCACCAGCTTATTCACTACCAGCCGAAAGGGCTGATCTAGAAACCAACCGTGTCAAGAGAGGATATGGACATGGGGGATGGTCTAAGTTGTGCAATAATTGTGGAATGGACAACCATTTGGCTAAGAGATGCAGAACTCCTAAGTATCTAGCTACTCTTTATCAGcaaagctttaaaaaaaaagctaagATGGTTCAGAAAGATGAAGGAAAATTGTCAAAGATGTTCTCATGGATCATGACAAGTGTGATCGTATGGATCACAAGAAAGGATGATCCAACAAAGCATAAGAGAATAAATCACCATATGGAGTAAGACATGTTGACTCGACATCAAGCCCTTAGTGTTCTTACTTAGTTATTTCACAccttattatttttcttttaaacattATTCACTTCATTTGGTTGCTATCTTTGaaagaatcaataaataaaagcttttatatcataaacaaaacgtCCATTCATGTGAATACCCTTATGATGTACAGTGGATCAAACCACAGACATCTTAAGACACAAAATCTACGACCAAATATCCTATTGCCTCAAAGgtacacaaagagaggacgTGTACAATATAGAGGTCGTGTGCATTGTATTCACATTTGAGGCTAtgtacacaaagagaggacgTGTACAATAATCATTCTTATAAGTGAAAGACTTAAGAATTAATGAATGGATAGTTTCATAATGAATCCATgggcaaaagaaacaaagtgttTCCTTAAAGAGAAACCGCCCAAAAGAAGATTGTATGATGGCAAAGACTACAAGTCTTGGTAAAAGCTAAGTGAACTCACATCTAAAAGTATCCAAatatgatatgtccatgggggtaagtgttaaTCACTCCATGTAACATGGACATACACAATATTGAAACATCAAAGAGTTCACAAGAACAAAGATAGTCTTATCCCATTCGGACTAAATTAAGgataaaggaaaacatgttacTTCAAAACGTCCAAGTGAATATAGATTAAAGTGCTCACGTCCCAAAAGGgtttgataaacattatatGATCATGGAGAATGTAGAATTCATCTCATGACTCAATGTGGACACGAATATTCATAATGAAAGgacaagaacaaaaagaaaaatcgcCTAAAAGGCTACATATCTTTACATGATTCAcattctaaaagtattttaagaatgtatgatatgtccatgggggaaGGATAAGAATAAAAACCCACCTTTTATTCTACATGGACAAACACGCACAGAAGTGAACATTGATACCCATCCCATTGACTAAACCGGGTCAAAGGCCAGACACATCTCATCTTAGCACATAAAGAAGTGCCATTTATAAATTCTATCGCTCCACCACAGAAATATAAGATGAGAGGATGGGAATAGATGTTggatacattttatataagttcCCCATGTTATTAAATACCTTGAGCTATCCACGGACAAGTTGATTAAAGCCTAGGTACACGGATAGTCACCTCAGTGAATCTGAACATCCAACATTAAGGGAAAGCTGgataatagaaaattatatggAATCAAAACATCCTTAtattggcaagatcctcagacTCTAGAATGAGTTCTAGAAGTCCATAAAGTTTATACAAAAGCTAGCTTAATACAATTGCCAGATTCCTGACCCGaatagaatgactaagtcattttACCAGCTATGAATGCACCAAATAAGATTTGATGTTCAATAGaacacaatcaagttgctactGAATCTAAACAAGTTAGATCAATAAGTTCTAAAGATAAGATCCCTCGGATAAATATAGAAAGGTGCAAATGAAACCGTGGATGAGGGACTCCTAGACATAGTCGATCCAAAGATGGACAAACCTAAAAGCCGTGGCCACGGATGAGGAAACCATAAGATATGGTTGTATCTAAGGTACCTAATGATGCTTGGGACGCCAAGCTTCAGGGTATTAAAGGTCATAATAAAACCTCAATAAAGTTATGTCATGTCTAGGACACAAAAGGAACAAACGAGTACTCGAAGTTAACAATATACAATGCGCAATGTAGCACTTAAAGATCATGAGATCAATGAGGATCATGAGACCCACGTCCATAGATGAATGCATTCAACATGAGATTAAGATCAAATGGATAAGAAGACGTGGAGTTAAGAAAGAGAGGTTTTGGTCCTATAGTTCGGACACCTCTAGACAGAAAACCAGTTGGACAATGATTCTTTGTGagtaaaagaaattaaacatgGTGAGATAGCCAAGTATAAGGCACGACCATATGCACAAGGATCTCACAAAGACCAGGAATCAATTATCAGGAGATAAGTTCCTTATGGTGGATGCAACAAACATTGAGATTCCTAGATAAGTCTGGCacataagaaagaaaaacttatacTTGCGGTTCAAGGATGTAAACCGCCTAATTATATAAGTCCActggataatatatatataagtctcAGAGGATATAGAGTTGTCTAAAGCAACAAAGTTCTCGAGAACTAGAGTATACAAGAATATTTTGATCTAAAGAAAATATCCTAGGAACCTCTGGAGACACTTCCCAAAAGACTATCTAAAGAAAGCATTGAAATGAATGTTTTGGGAAAGATTAAGTTTTGGGACAAACAAAGATTGTTTGGGATTACAAAGTAAGTATCTTAAATATACTTAGAGATGAAATCCTTGTGTATCAATAAGGCATATATAAAAGATGACAAAACATTAGGCATGAACCATTGTGTGAAGTCTATAAGGTTCATTGAATCTAAatgtttactatataaatatggCTAGCCCCATTGTATGGTAACATAGTCCCATAGTCCCTAGATCCGGACATAGACTCATTAGGTCATAAGAAGGACAAAGAAGTTGTACCTTAGTCTGGATACAAGCCAATGTAAGACCCATGGTCGAATGGTTTTCACTTGGTCCAAGTACTGACCCACTTTGTTCTAAG
This genomic stretch from Raphanus sativus cultivar WK10039 chromosome 3, ASM80110v3, whole genome shotgun sequence harbors:
- the LOC108845353 gene encoding glycine-rich protein DOT1; its protein translation is MANRNNILVLCFLIGLGLCSARSLLTYSESEAEVASYGEKSSLSVGVGVGADVDVGVDVGLGGGGGGGEGGGAGYGGAGGHGGGGGGGHGGGAGGGGGGGPGGGSGYGGGSGEGGGAGYGGGEAGGHGGGGGSGGGGGGGAGGSHGGGYGGGEGGGAGEGYGGGGAGGHGGGGGGGKGGGGGGGSGAGGAHGSGYGAGGGAGEGYGGGSGAGGHGGGGGGGGGSGGGGGYAAAGSGHGGGAGSGEGGGGY